The Corynebacterium freiburgense region ATACGTGTACACCAGATGCTGCTGGTGGGGAGACAATAGTTCGTAAAGTTTCTGTTGATGCTGGTGGTACCGCCACAATTTCTGATATTCCCGCCGGAAGTTGCCAAATCAAAGAGCTTCCGCAAAGTCCGATTGATAACGTGGAAATTTCCACTAAGTTGGAGGTCGATGGAGTGGCGGCGCCAAATGGCATAGCCACAGTGACTATCGACGGCGCGGAACCGGCGACTCCCGTAGCCGTTGCGGCCACCAATACTTATTCAACAACCTTTGGAAAGCTAGCGGTACGGAAGACGCTTTCCGGTGATATCACCGAAGACATGAAGCAACGCATGTTCACCTTCCTTTACACATGCACCGATCCTCTGAATCCCGCAGCGGAAAAGCCAGCAGCGCAACCAATCCAGGTTCCTGGTGACGGTGCCGCTGTAGAGGTTGACCGAGAATTTGCGGCTGGCGCTGTTTGTGATGTCACAGAATTGGTGCAATCTGCAAAATTTGATGGATATACCCATATTCCACCTGTGGGCCAATCCGTCACTATTGTTGGTGGCGGAACTCAAGAGGTGGCATTAAACAATGCCTATACTCGTGATGCGGGTTCACTTGCAGTGGTGAAAAAGGTCGCCGGCATTATTGAACAAGATGCTATTCCAGCTACCTTTGCCTTTACATACGAATGTTCGGACGGAGTAAACGGAACTGTAGATGTGCCTGGTGACGGTAAGCCAGTTATTGCTCGTGGCTCCGTACTCACTGGAACGCAATGCGTAGTGCGGGAAAATATTGATGCTGCGATTGTTCCTGGCTATGAATTACAGCCTCCAATGCCGGTGAATGTTCTAGTGGAAAGCAACGGCGAAGCAGCGATTGCGGAATTGGTAAATACCTACCATAAAAGCGATGCTCCACAGCCTGGGCCTACACCGGAGCCGCCTACTCGAGGTGGATCACTAGCTCCTTGGTTGATCCTTGGCGGCCTTTTCGGCAGCCTCGGGTCTTCGGGTTCCGCAGGTTCCTCTTCTTCGCATTCTGGATCCGTTCAGCCATCGAACACTCAGCAAGCTTCGCCCAATGCGCAACCTAAATCGGAGCAGCACGCACAGTCCAATGCGAATACGCAAAGTAAGAAAACACTGGCAGAAACCGGTGCATCGGTCTTTGGTATTGCACTGATTGCCATTGTGGCAATTCTCGGCGGGCTCCTGCTTCTTCGTCGCGGACGTAAGCAGTAACGCACACAAGGCATTTATAAAGAGAGCCTAGGCGTTGAAAGCCCTCATAAGAAACGAATCTTGTGAGGGCTTTTTCTTATATTCAGCGTTGTCTTCGCAGGTAGTTCGGTGTTAGGATCGTGGCACGCTTCGTGTTTCGGGGCATTAGGATGAAAGGGTGCCATGACCACTGTTGCTGTTGTGGGTGCTACGGGCCAGGTTGGTCGCGTAATGCGTTCCATTTTGGAAGAACGTAATTTCCCATTGGATCAAATTCGGTTTTTTGCTTCTTCGCGTTCTGCGGGTTCAACATTGATGTTCCGTGGCGAAGATATTGTTGTCGAGGATCTTGCACAGGTTACTGAAGAAAACCTCAAGGGCATTGATATTGCGCTATTTTCGGCTGGGGGTTCTACCTCAAAGCAGTATGCGCCTGTGTTCGCTGCTGCTGGCGCAACTGTGGTGGATAATTCTTCTGCCTGGCGGAAGGATCCGGAAGTTCCTTTAATTGTTTCTGAGGTAAATCCGCAGGATAAAGAAAAGGTAACCAAGGGAATTATTGCGAACCCGAATTGTACGACCATGGCAGCAATGCCGGTTCTGAAACCACTACATGACGTGGCTGGTTTGGTACGTTTGCATGTTGCTTCATACCAGGCGGTATCAGGTTCTGGTTTGGCAGGTGTGGATACGCTGGCTAAGCAGGTAGCGGAAATTGGTGACCGTAATATCGAACTCACTCACGATGGTTCGGTATTAAATCCATCTGATTTCGGCCCCTATGTTGCTCCTATTGCCTTTAATGCTCTGCCACTCGCGGGTGCAATGGTTGATGATGGATCGTTGGAGACTGATGAGGAGCAAAAACTCCGCAACGAGTCGCGCAAGATTCTTGGTATTCCAGAACTTCGGGTTGCTGGTACTTGTGTTCGTGTTCCGGTGTTTACTGGACATACTATGGTGGTGCACGCGGAGTTCGAACGCCCAATCACAGTTGCTCAAGCCCAGCAGGCGCTTAGCGACGCCCCAGGCGTCACCGTAGTAGATGTACCTACGCCGCTTGCCGCAGCTGGCCGCGATGATTCCCTTGTTGGACGTATCCGCCAAGACCAGTCCATCGATGATAATAAAGGACTCGTATTCGTTGTCTCAGGCGATAACTTGCGTAAAGGTGCCGCTCTAAATACTGTCCAGATTGCTGAATTGCTAGTGTAACTTCAGGTATCCAAGGCTCCTCATTTCCTCGGCGGAAGTGGGGAGCCTTTTTGCTGGGGAAATCGTAAAGACTTCGACTCCCGCTATATAAGCAAATGCTAAGTAGCTGAATAAGTAAATATAAAGAATAATAAGACCGGAAATAAGGTGTGACATAACAGAGTTGGGGGATTGATTAATGGTGTTCCAGCCTCCTGAATCTTCCTGAAAGCAGCTGCTGAAGTGCAGAGTCATCTGACGTGTTCGAAGGTTAACTTAGATGGCGGATGCGGTCAGACCAGGCATGTCTCAAGCTTGTCATGTCTGGTTTGATTCCCCCTGATTTTTACCCCTGTGATTACTTCGTATATATAAACTTCAGGGAAAAGGGGAGAACATTAAGTAACGCTTAGTCTTTTATCACGTAATCATCAACACGTTTTGGTTTAGTGGCGAACAAGATTACTTATATAACGCTACCCACCAGCAGTTTTGCTGGATCTTCTTGTTTGATTTTGTCGAATTTAAAACTTAGGTAGCCCATAACTCTTGCAATATTTGCAAATGAAAGCCTAAGCGTAGCATATGTGTTGAGGAGTCTGATGTAATTTTGGCATGAAAATCATGCCCGCTATCTTGCCACCTTCAGGCGTGCTAGCTTCAGCTCTATAGGACGCACTTGCTTCATAGGGTTTATTAATTTTCTCTTAAAAGCTGTACGCAAGATAAGAGTTTGAAAGGGGTTACTATGCCAAGCCGTTGGTCGTGTGCATTAGCATTCTGCCCCTTGCTCTTGTGGCTGCGTTTGTGGGTATTCAGGATTGCAGTCGGTATGGCTATAGTGTTTTTACCTGCACTAACAGTGGTTTCTGCGGCGCATGCTATGGAGAAAAATCCAGTACAAAATAGTGGTGAAACTAATGTTCGAGAAACTGCTTCTCAAATATTAGGAAATTCCGAAACAGCATCGGTTGATCAAACGGCAGGCACCTTACTATTGCAAGAATTCCGCCCTGGATTTGGTGGGTTTGATGTTTCTTTGGACGCCGTTAAAGAAACATCAGATCTTGTTCGAAGTGAACTAACATTTCGTGTGCTAATAAATTACACACTGCCAGAAGATTATATTTCGGAAAAATATTTTGGGTGGACACCTCCTGGAAAAATAGACCAGGATAATCGACGTGGCTCTACTCTTCTCACTCTTGATTTTGAAGAAACAGTTGATTCGCCAGAATTTCCAGATGGCACCCGAATTGAGCTTGAACTTGAATCGAACTCGTGGGTGAAGATTCCGTTTGAGCCATCAGTATTTGAGATTAAAGATCAACAAGTACGTGAGGTGATCGGAAGCGTCTCCCTTGAACAACGAGAGTTGCCTTTCACGGTCTCACTGTTGGCCAAAGGATCACATGGCGCGCCGGAAGAAAAGTTCGATTTTGAGTATTTCTGCCATACGGACGAAGGCGTCCGGAAAGGTCAAGCGAAAATTCCTGGGGATGGAACGATCGTACCCTCGACAGAGAAATTTTTAATCGGCACTGAGTGCGAGATTGCGCTTAGAGACAATGTTCCGGGAGCCGGAGAATTACCGAGCCAAAAGCTCATTATTGGTGAAAAAACTGAAGCCCCAGATGTCTCATTTGAGATCGACTTTGAAAATGCAAATAGCCTGAAAGCTGCCAAATTTCCCCTTGACCAGCGGGGCGTCGTTACGCAAATCGGTGCGGAGGGTATTGGAGAATTTCAGGCTCGGTATCGCATTGATCTCACCAACACCAATAAAACGCCACAGCGGCCTGAAGGCGTATTCGTCGACGAACTTGCGTTTCCCGCAGGTACGACAATTCGCTCTGTAGAGTTTCGCAATACTCCAGACGGAACCCCGCTAAACGGAATTACTAGTGATCCGGTAGAAGAACGCGATTCGATTGTGTACCGGCGTAGCCAAATCCCTGGCAGTGTGCTTGGGGAATTTCTCCCAGGAGAAAAGAAAAGCTTGTTTGTCACAGTGGATGCGCAGATTCATAAAGATGCTTTATATAAGCGCGAATTGTTTACGTGTATTGGCCCCGATCCAAACGCCCAAGAGGCTCAAACCCCAAGTGGTTTGCAAAATTCATTCATGGTGCCCGAGGAATTCAATGATCTTGACGGCACAGATAATAACCACGCTTGCATTAACCTGGTGATTCCCCAGGTCAGTGTGGAACACACACCTCGTCCCGGAAAGCCAGTCAATGTACTTCCTAATGGTTCAGGCCAACTTGAGTACCGAATTCATCTACGGAATACCGAGCGTTGGGCTGAGGCAACGGTTCAAATGCTCAAAGAGAAGGTCATGCTTGGGGAAATTCAAGCAACCGGGAATGCCGAGATTACAACGCAAGCCGAAAGTGGAGTTGTGGTTTCCAATGTGCGTAAAACTATTGAGCCAGCTGCACTAGGTGAAGAAATTGTAATTGCTGAGAGGATTACATTGCCACCGCGGACGGCAGTGGCCTTTGTAATAAAGGTTCCAATCACGGCCGACATTCCCCGAGAAAGCACTAAGGTCTGGGAACGATTAGGAAGCTGCTACCGAAATGACCAAGGTGGATTCGTTGGTGGTGTACAAAGTTCGGTTTCCGCACCATTTGATGCGGATGGTCCTGAAAACAATGTGGCCTGCATTCCTGTGCAACCACCAGACCTGCCAACACTTCAATTTAGCAAAATTGATCATAAAGGTAGAGCACTATCTGGCGCGGAATTCACAATCTATCCAGATAACAAAGGCGAACCAAGTTGTGTGCCTGTAACCGGGGCGAACCCAATACCAACACATCCAGAGCATCCTGAACGCGCAAACATTACGTTACTACCAGGTGTGTACCACTTGGTGGAAACAAAGGCGCCAAAATCACACAGCCTACTTGCTCGCCCTGTGGCATTCCGAATCACCCTAAATGATGACGGAACTAGATATGAAATCAAACTTGTTTCGGAATCTGACGACTATGTGGTGAATGCCACGGGCTTAGAACTCCAAATTAAAAACACACTTTCCGGAAAATTGCCCGACTCAGGCTCACATGGCCCGTTTCTCCAGATAACTGCCGGATTGCTCGTGATTAGTAGCGGCGCTTTTGCGCTGCAACGCAGACATATTTCAAACAGAAAGTAATCGATATGCGCCAATTTAAAACAAAGTTTCGGCATCGTGCCGGCCCGATCCTTGGCGTAATGGCTCCACGCCATAGGACACAACAATTGAATACTTCTCTCCTTTCTTCTCTTCTCCTCCAATCCTTGTTCTTTCAGAAAGGTATGCAAATGCGTACTTCTATGCGTCATGCTGCGACTGCAGCAATCGTAGGCCTTGTACTCTCCGTTAGCGTCGTGGGTGCCCCAGCGGCGCTCGCTCAACTGCCAGCTGCACCTGGTCCTGTGAATGCTGCAACAATTACTCAAGATTCCGGTAGCATCACCATTCACAAGCGCCTTAATCCCGAGAACTATGGGACAGAACCAACCGGTACGATCAACGATGCTTCGACTGCAAGTGGTCAACCTGTAGAAGGTATCAAGTTCGAAATTCGTAAACTCACAGGTTTGGGCAACGGCAAGCTTGTTGATGTTCGATCCAATGAGGGCTACGCAAATGCGGCGGAATTTGCTAAGGAATTCGCGAATGCTGCTGATAAAAACGCTTTTTTGGATCAGCATGCCGAGTTTGATGCTGGTGTCGAGGGCGTGACCAATGGTGATGGTCAAGTACAGTTCGGTAATCTACAGCTCGGTGTTTACCTGGTTAGTGAATTGCCGGTGGAAGACAAATCCGGTGTGAAGGTAAACGGTGAAGTGGTTGAAGGTGTGATTACACCATCTGCACCATTCCTGGTTTTCCTGCCGATGACCATGCCAGATAACCGCGATGCCTGGAACTATGACGTTCACGCTGTTCCAAAAAACACCAGCGTTGGGATTACCAAATCGGTTGATGACTATAAGGATGATCGTGCGCTTCATGCGGGCGATGTTTTGACCTACGAAATCAAAACTGATATTCCACGTTTAGAGCCGGGGCGCAAGCTGCAAAACTACATGATTAAGGACACCCTTCCAAAGGAAGTGGAATTCACCAATGAAAACAAAGCAAATGCAATTGTTCGCATTGAAGATGAGCAACTTCAGGCTGGCGTGGATTATGTAATCGAACAACCAAGCCCTCAGGTTGTGCCAATTTTCTTTACCGAAGCCGGTTTGGAGAAACTGTCTGCTCACGGCGGTAAAAAGGTAACTGTCCAACTGCCTGCAACCATCTTGGCGCCAGAAGTAATTGAAGCTGATCCAGAAGATAATCCAGCTGAATTGGGCAATGATGGAACTGATAATAATGATGGTCTCGCCCACAACCGTGCGGTATTGACCTTTACCAATGACAGTGGTGTGGAAAGCTCCATCGAATCGAATGTGGTGAAATCACGTTGGGGTAACCTGCAGGTTCTTAAGACAGGCGCGAAGATCACCGACGGTAAGGAAGGTGAACCGGTAGCATTGGCGGGCGCAAAGTTTGAGCTCTACCGTTGTGATGCTGCCGGAACTGCAATTGGTGAAAAGCTCACTGTTGGCAATGAAAGCGAATGGACTTCAAACAATGAAGGGCTCATTACTATTAAGGGCCTTCAAGCAACCGATGTTCAGGACGGTGCCATGGTTGATGCAGCCAATGCACAAAAGTACTGCCTCAAGGAAACCCAAGCGCCTGAAGGCTATGAATTGTCACCACAAATGCATGTAGTTGACTTTAAAGAAGCTGATATTGATAACACGGATCCGGTTACTCTGTCTGGAATTACCGTAAATAATGACCGCATTACTCAGACCACCGAGGTTATTAACCTAACCAAGCGCTCCAGCTTCCTGCCGAATACCGGTGGTGCAGGTATCGGAATCCTAATGGCGGTAGGCGCACTTATTATCGGTGCTGGTGTATGGGCTGCAAAGCGGATGAGCCGCAAAGCCTAAACCATACGCGGCGTCGAAAAGCGCCAGAAGGGTTAGCGGGGAGCCCTCACACTTCCCCGCAGCATAACAACAAACCAAGGAGTTGAATTGGCAATGCACCGCTATTCAATGGTTACGGTGAAAACTCCGCCTGAGGGTGAGGAAAAACCGCAAGTAAGAATCCGGCGGATGGCATTGCCAATTTTCATTATCTTTATTGGAATGGGCGTGCTGCTCTACCCAGTTATTGCAACGCAATGGAACAATATTCAGCAGCAAAAAGTAGCTGATGATTATTCCCAATTCGTGCAAGAACAACCCGAAGAAGTACGAAATGAAATCTTCGATGCGGCACTCCGATACAATACTGAAAAGCAAGGAAGCCCAATTCTGGACCCCTGGCTTGCGGATGTCACAGAAGATAACCCGCAATATCAGGAATATATGCAGCACCTCAAAACAAATGGGGCAATGGCGCAAATTGTGGTTCCAAAAGCAAAAGTAAAACTACCCGTGTACCACGGTAGCGATGAAAAAGTCCTGGAAAAAGGCGTCGGTCATCTTTTTGGAACAAGTCTTCCGGTGGGAGGCGAATCTACACACGCTGTACTTACAGGACACACCGGCCTGGCCAATGCAACACTTTTTGACAACTTAACTGATGTACGCGAAGGTGATGCGATTTACCTTTATGTCTTTGGAAAATCCTTGAAATATGAGGTAGACCAGCTGGAAGTAGTACTCCCACACGAAGTAGAACATTTAGCTGTTATAGAAGGGCAAGACCTGGTCACCCTTATCACCTGCACTCCATACGGCATTAACTCGCACCGGCTTCTTGTGCGAGGGCATCGCGTACCGCTAGACCCTGGTGAAGAGGCAATTGCTGAAGGGCAGAGGGGACTTATCTGGCAATGGTGGATGATTGCAGCCTTGGCGGTATGCACGCTTGTATGCGTGCTTATTGTGGTGTGGATATGGCGGCTTATTCGGCGGAATCGGGCGGTCCAGCGAAATACGGCCACGCAGGGAATTGTTATTGCGGTCTTGCTTTTTAGTACATTGCTGTATTCCTACGATGGAATACCAACCGCGAAAGCAGATGAAAAAACCGTAGTGGGAAACATATCGTTTTTAGATCCTTCCACGATTGAATCCTCGCAAACGGGTGAAATTACTCTGATAAAAAACACGACCATTGGAAAAACATCTCAGCCAATTCCCGATGCATACTTTACTGCGAAACGCATTGCAGGTATTGATGTCACAACATCAGCTGGTTGGGAATTGGCAAAACAATATACTGTTGCGCAAGCCGAATACGCGGAAACGGATTACACTGCGGCCGCTATAACTAATGAATACGGTGAAGCAACACTAACCGGGCTGCCAATTGGTTTGTATTTTATTAAGGAACAGGATTCCGGTAGCCAACGATACGGCAAAGTAACCGCAATGCCATTTCTTATTACACTGCCAACGGGCAATATCACAGGTACCAAGTGGGAATATGCAACGCGTATTTCGTTAAAAACAATGCGCGATAGTACGACCGATAAACTTACCAGCACACGGACTAAAGAACCTACCGTAGTGCCTACCTACGAAACTCCTAATAGACAAGCAAGTGGAAACACGGGTGATCGTGGTGTTGCCGCAGGAGCATTGGCCGAGACCGGCGCAAATGTCTGGGGGCTAGTCGCGCTTGTGATGGGCTGTGTAATTTTGGGAATTGCATTGCGGTCTGGAATAGCACACTGGGTTAGTCATGCGTGGCGGCGATAATATCGGCGCGGGCGCGCGCAACACGTGATCGAATCGTGCCAACCCTAACGCCTGCGATTTTCGCAGCCTCATCATAGGTATAGCCCAATACTTGGGTGAGTATTAAGGCTTCACGGCGATCTGGAGAAAGTTGGTCTATAAGAATCCGGGCGTCAATCCATTCCGCCCATGAGTTCGAGGTTGCTGAAGATGCGCGGGCGTCTTCGTACTCAGTGGCGGATTTCCGGGGGCGAGCCAAATCGTGGCGAATATTGTCTACCCACACCCTGCGGGCGAGCGATAAA contains the following coding sequences:
- a CDS encoding aspartate-semialdehyde dehydrogenase, yielding MTTVAVVGATGQVGRVMRSILEERNFPLDQIRFFASSRSAGSTLMFRGEDIVVEDLAQVTEENLKGIDIALFSAGGSTSKQYAPVFAAAGATVVDNSSAWRKDPEVPLIVSEVNPQDKEKVTKGIIANPNCTTMAAMPVLKPLHDVAGLVRLHVASYQAVSGSGLAGVDTLAKQVAEIGDRNIELTHDGSVLNPSDFGPYVAPIAFNALPLAGAMVDDGSLETDEEQKLRNESRKILGIPELRVAGTCVRVPVFTGHTMVVHAEFERPITVAQAQQALSDAPGVTVVDVPTPLAAAGRDDSLVGRIRQDQSIDDNKGLVFVVSGDNLRKGAALNTVQIAELLV
- a CDS encoding MSCRAMM family protein, producing the protein MAIVFLPALTVVSAAHAMEKNPVQNSGETNVRETASQILGNSETASVDQTAGTLLLQEFRPGFGGFDVSLDAVKETSDLVRSELTFRVLINYTLPEDYISEKYFGWTPPGKIDQDNRRGSTLLTLDFEETVDSPEFPDGTRIELELESNSWVKIPFEPSVFEIKDQQVREVIGSVSLEQRELPFTVSLLAKGSHGAPEEKFDFEYFCHTDEGVRKGQAKIPGDGTIVPSTEKFLIGTECEIALRDNVPGAGELPSQKLIIGEKTEAPDVSFEIDFENANSLKAAKFPLDQRGVVTQIGAEGIGEFQARYRIDLTNTNKTPQRPEGVFVDELAFPAGTTIRSVEFRNTPDGTPLNGITSDPVEERDSIVYRRSQIPGSVLGEFLPGEKKSLFVTVDAQIHKDALYKRELFTCIGPDPNAQEAQTPSGLQNSFMVPEEFNDLDGTDNNHACINLVIPQVSVEHTPRPGKPVNVLPNGSGQLEYRIHLRNTERWAEATVQMLKEKVMLGEIQATGNAEITTQAESGVVVSNVRKTIEPAALGEEIVIAERITLPPRTAVAFVIKVPITADIPRESTKVWERLGSCYRNDQGGFVGGVQSSVSAPFDADGPENNVACIPVQPPDLPTLQFSKIDHKGRALSGAEFTIYPDNKGEPSCVPVTGANPIPTHPEHPERANITLLPGVYHLVETKAPKSHSLLARPVAFRITLNDDGTRYEIKLVSESDDYVVNATGLELQIKNTLSGKLPDSGSHGPFLQITAGLLVISSGAFALQRRHISNRK
- a CDS encoding SpaH/EbpB family LPXTG-anchored major pilin, which translates into the protein MRQFKTKFRHRAGPILGVMAPRHRTQQLNTSLLSSLLLQSLFFQKGMQMRTSMRHAATAAIVGLVLSVSVVGAPAALAQLPAAPGPVNAATITQDSGSITIHKRLNPENYGTEPTGTINDASTASGQPVEGIKFEIRKLTGLGNGKLVDVRSNEGYANAAEFAKEFANAADKNAFLDQHAEFDAGVEGVTNGDGQVQFGNLQLGVYLVSELPVEDKSGVKVNGEVVEGVITPSAPFLVFLPMTMPDNRDAWNYDVHAVPKNTSVGITKSVDDYKDDRALHAGDVLTYEIKTDIPRLEPGRKLQNYMIKDTLPKEVEFTNENKANAIVRIEDEQLQAGVDYVIEQPSPQVVPIFFTEAGLEKLSAHGGKKVTVQLPATILAPEVIEADPEDNPAELGNDGTDNNDGLAHNRAVLTFTNDSGVESSIESNVVKSRWGNLQVLKTGAKITDGKEGEPVALAGAKFELYRCDAAGTAIGEKLTVGNESEWTSNNEGLITIKGLQATDVQDGAMVDAANAQKYCLKETQAPEGYELSPQMHVVDFKEADIDNTDPVTLSGITVNNDRITQTTEVINLTKRSSFLPNTGGAGIGILMAVGALIIGAGVWAAKRMSRKA
- a CDS encoding class C sortase, which translates into the protein MHRYSMVTVKTPPEGEEKPQVRIRRMALPIFIIFIGMGVLLYPVIATQWNNIQQQKVADDYSQFVQEQPEEVRNEIFDAALRYNTEKQGSPILDPWLADVTEDNPQYQEYMQHLKTNGAMAQIVVPKAKVKLPVYHGSDEKVLEKGVGHLFGTSLPVGGESTHAVLTGHTGLANATLFDNLTDVREGDAIYLYVFGKSLKYEVDQLEVVLPHEVEHLAVIEGQDLVTLITCTPYGINSHRLLVRGHRVPLDPGEEAIAEGQRGLIWQWWMIAALAVCTLVCVLIVVWIWRLIRRNRAVQRNTATQGIVIAVLLFSTLLYSYDGIPTAKADEKTVVGNISFLDPSTIESSQTGEITLIKNTTIGKTSQPIPDAYFTAKRIAGIDVTTSAGWELAKQYTVAQAEYAETDYTAAAITNEYGEATLTGLPIGLYFIKEQDSGSQRYGKVTAMPFLITLPTGNITGTKWEYATRISLKTMRDSTTDKLTSTRTKEPTVVPTYETPNRQASGNTGDRGVAAGALAETGANVWGLVALVMGCVILGIALRSGIAHWVSHAWRR
- a CDS encoding RNA polymerase sigma factor translates to MNSSTPRDDAHVTDLAIRAGRGDRDALTEFIQATQTDVWRLLAHLGGREIADDLTQETYLRVISALPRFAARSSARTWILSLARRVWVDNIRHDLARPRKSATEYEDARASSATSNSWAEWIDARILIDQLSPDRREALILTQVLGYTYDEAAKIAGVRVGTIRSRVARARADIIAATHD